From a region of the Thermomicrobium roseum DSM 5159 genome:
- a CDS encoding DMT family transporter has protein sequence MATRSGFDDKAVSQRRAFIGGAFVRAPLWVLAAAVLWGTTGTTLALAPPETDPLVLGALRLALSGPLLLATSQFSRAQLLSAWRSVAVASLAVAAYQPTFFLGVRANGVAIGTLIAIGSAPLLAAALEMLTERRPPSLRWLFATVLALLGLGLLLHPGGTLPPTPTGTLASLAAGASYAFFVFATRRAVRAGLAAQQVIACSFVAAAALLIPLLFWRPVGWLSAPGGLLAALYLGIVATALSYRLFARGVAGTSAATLATLSLAEPLTATLLAVFVIGEDLTSQQRIGVTSLVAGLSLVALGEQMHQRGASTTPFDPVREERA, from the coding sequence GTGGCAACTAGATCGGGCTTTGACGACAAAGCGGTTTCACAGCGCCGTGCCTTCATCGGAGGGGCCTTCGTCAGGGCTCCTCTTTGGGTCTTGGCTGCCGCTGTCCTGTGGGGCACGACCGGGACCACACTGGCGCTCGCTCCGCCGGAAACCGACCCGCTCGTACTGGGTGCGCTGCGCCTCGCGCTCAGCGGCCCGCTCCTCCTCGCGACGAGCCAGTTCTCGCGCGCCCAGTTGCTCTCCGCCTGGCGTTCCGTAGCGGTCGCCAGTTTGGCAGTCGCTGCCTATCAGCCGACCTTTTTCCTCGGCGTGCGGGCCAACGGAGTCGCGATCGGAACGCTGATCGCCATCGGCAGTGCTCCACTCCTCGCCGCAGCGCTGGAAATGCTCACCGAGCGGCGACCTCCATCGCTGCGCTGGCTCTTCGCCACCGTCCTCGCTCTGCTCGGGCTCGGTCTGCTGCTTCATCCGGGAGGGACGCTACCACCCACGCCGACAGGAACGCTGGCGAGTCTTGCCGCTGGAGCGTCCTATGCGTTCTTCGTTTTCGCCACACGGCGGGCCGTCCGCGCTGGTCTGGCTGCGCAGCAGGTCATCGCCTGCTCGTTCGTCGCCGCAGCCGCTCTCCTCATTCCGCTCCTGTTCTGGCGGCCAGTGGGCTGGCTGTCTGCTCCGGGTGGATTGCTCGCCGCATTGTATTTGGGTATCGTCGCCACCGCACTGTCCTATCGCCTCTTCGCCCGCGGGGTAGCCGGTACCAGTGCTGCCACCCTCGCCACACTGTCGCTCGCCGAACCGCTCACTGCGACGTTGCTCGCTGTTTTCGTGATTGGGGAGGACCTCACGAGCCAGCAACGTATCGGCGTCACGAGTCTCGTCGCCGGACTCAGCCTTGTCGCACTCGGCGAGCAGATGCACCAGCGAGGGGCTTCCACTACTCCATTCGATCCAGTGCGAGAGGAGCGAGCATGA
- the hemL gene encoding glutamate-1-semialdehyde 2,1-aminomutase, protein MENSGSLWDAARQFFPGGVNSPVRAFRAVGEEPVVAVRGEGAYLIDADGRRFLDYICSWGALLAGHAHPHVVDRLSEAIQRGTSFGLLSPYEVELARAIVASVPAIELVRFVNSGTEATMSAIRLARAVTGRNLVVKFAGCYHGHVDGLLVAAGSGVLTFGLPGTPGVTEGTARDTLVLPYNDQEAVEDAFAQHGERIAAVIVEPVAGNMGVVPPAAGFLSRLRELTRQAGALLIFDEVITGFRLGLGGAQERFGILPDLTCLGKVIGGGLPVGAYGGRRDLMEQVAPNGPVYQAGTLAGNPLSMVAGLATLELAREPGVYGRLETLAAWLQRGLEETIQESGLPAHVQRVGSMLTLFFSQQPVTDAQTAERCDTARFAAFHRAMRAQGILLPPSQFEAWFVSLAHREEDIDRTIEAARKALAEVARG, encoded by the coding sequence ATGGAAAATTCCGGTTCTCTCTGGGACGCTGCTCGGCAATTCTTTCCAGGTGGAGTGAACAGCCCAGTGCGAGCTTTTCGGGCAGTCGGTGAGGAACCGGTCGTCGCAGTGCGCGGTGAGGGTGCCTACCTCATCGATGCGGACGGACGGCGATTCCTCGATTACATCTGCTCGTGGGGTGCTCTGCTCGCCGGGCACGCCCATCCGCATGTCGTCGATCGTCTTTCGGAAGCCATCCAGCGGGGGACGAGTTTCGGTCTTTTGTCGCCGTACGAGGTGGAGTTGGCACGGGCGATCGTCGCGTCCGTTCCCGCGATCGAGCTCGTACGCTTCGTCAATTCGGGAACGGAAGCGACGATGAGCGCGATTCGCCTGGCTCGGGCGGTCACCGGCCGGAATCTCGTCGTGAAGTTCGCCGGCTGCTATCACGGCCATGTCGACGGCTTGCTGGTCGCTGCCGGTTCAGGCGTTCTGACATTCGGATTGCCAGGGACGCCCGGCGTCACGGAAGGGACTGCGCGTGACACCCTCGTTCTACCCTACAACGATCAGGAAGCCGTGGAAGACGCGTTCGCTCAGCATGGTGAGCGTATCGCGGCGGTCATCGTGGAGCCGGTTGCCGGGAACATGGGAGTGGTTCCACCGGCTGCTGGCTTTTTGTCGCGCCTGCGCGAGTTAACGCGGCAGGCTGGGGCACTCCTCATCTTCGATGAAGTAATCACCGGTTTTCGATTAGGACTCGGTGGGGCTCAGGAACGGTTCGGTATCCTGCCAGACCTTACCTGTTTGGGGAAGGTCATCGGTGGAGGTCTTCCGGTCGGTGCCTACGGTGGCCGGCGCGACCTCATGGAGCAGGTGGCCCCGAATGGTCCAGTGTATCAAGCGGGGACGCTGGCGGGTAACCCACTCTCCATGGTGGCAGGACTTGCGACGCTCGAACTGGCTCGTGAACCAGGGGTTTACGGTCGTCTGGAGACTTTGGCTGCTTGGCTCCAGCGAGGACTCGAGGAAACGATCCAGGAGTCTGGTCTCCCGGCGCACGTCCAGCGTGTCGGCTCGATGCTCACGCTTTTCTTCAGCCAGCAGCCGGTCACGGATGCGCAAACGGCTGAGCGATGCGATACGGCCCGCTTCGCTGCGTTTCACCGGGCCATGCGTGCGCAAGGCATTCTGCTGCCGCCCTCCCAGTTCGAAGCCTGGTTCGTCTCACTCGCTCACCGGGAGGAGGATATCGATCGCACGATCGAGGCGGCGCGGAAGGCATTGGCTGAGGTGGCACGGGGGTGA
- a CDS encoding glycosyltransferase family 2 protein, with protein sequence MLVRTYRPCQPQVTRSRERIGEALVSRGLLRPEDLERALEYQRRTGDRIGRILIALGLVKRQQLYQVLAELWGHPYVDLLREPLDARLARLFDPEALVQRRCFPVRRVGNEVFVATAEPPGAELEEYIRSVLGSVTVRPLVTSEWDIDYAIRTIFRDLVLDRAALGLYYRSPDESARQVLVRWQKVALALLLILVAAGLLMVPTRTAVIASALVNSVLFVFVLFHFVVAMAGAKHEHVQAISPEEVQALRDDELPMYTVLVPVYREANVVPHLIENLRNLDYPASKLEILLLIEEDDEETLAAAKAARPPETVTFIVVPNGLPKTKPKACNVGLLFARGEFLTIYDAEDRPEPDQLKKAILAFRKGSPDLVCVQAALNYYNATENLLTRMFTLEYSYWFDYVLTGLDRLRLPIPLGGTSNHFRVGRLRELGGWDPFNVTEDADLGIRAAARGYRVGVINSTTWEEANNHVGNWIRQRSRWIKGYLQTVLVHTRHPLRLVRTAGIRNTFGFVLLIGGAPFAFLSLIPLWSLTLTWIVTRTHAFDILFPPVVLYISLFNLLIGNGVMIYLGMLAGFKRRRYQLIPFALLNPFYWILHSIASYKAVWQLITKPFYWEKTRHGLSRYLETGSAASVAAE encoded by the coding sequence ATGCTGGTTCGTACGTACCGACCGTGCCAGCCGCAGGTGACCCGCTCGCGGGAGCGGATCGGTGAGGCGCTGGTTTCTCGAGGACTCTTGCGTCCGGAAGACCTGGAACGAGCGCTCGAGTACCAGCGCCGGACGGGTGACCGGATCGGCCGCATTCTGATCGCACTCGGTTTGGTCAAGCGACAGCAGCTCTACCAGGTGCTGGCTGAACTCTGGGGACATCCATACGTCGATCTTTTACGCGAGCCGCTGGATGCTCGACTGGCGCGACTTTTCGACCCCGAGGCGCTCGTGCAACGACGGTGCTTCCCGGTGCGGCGCGTCGGCAACGAGGTATTCGTGGCGACAGCTGAGCCACCCGGAGCCGAACTCGAGGAGTACATCCGATCCGTTCTGGGGTCGGTCACGGTACGACCGCTCGTCACGAGCGAATGGGATATCGACTACGCCATCCGAACAATCTTTCGTGATCTCGTGCTGGATCGGGCAGCCTTGGGCCTGTACTACCGAAGTCCGGACGAGAGTGCGCGGCAGGTACTCGTCCGGTGGCAGAAGGTCGCGCTCGCGCTCCTGTTGATCCTGGTCGCGGCCGGATTACTCATGGTGCCGACACGCACTGCGGTCATCGCTTCAGCGCTCGTCAATAGTGTGCTCTTCGTTTTCGTGCTCTTTCATTTCGTGGTGGCCATGGCCGGAGCGAAGCACGAGCACGTGCAGGCGATCTCCCCGGAAGAGGTGCAGGCACTACGCGACGACGAACTTCCGATGTACACCGTGCTCGTGCCGGTCTATCGCGAAGCCAACGTCGTGCCGCATCTCATCGAGAATCTCCGCAACCTGGACTACCCGGCGAGCAAACTCGAAATCTTGCTCTTGATCGAAGAGGACGACGAGGAGACATTGGCTGCGGCCAAGGCGGCACGGCCACCGGAGACGGTAACCTTCATCGTCGTCCCCAACGGGCTTCCCAAAACGAAGCCGAAAGCGTGCAATGTCGGCTTGCTCTTCGCTCGCGGTGAGTTCCTCACGATCTACGACGCGGAAGATCGCCCGGAACCAGATCAGCTCAAGAAGGCGATCTTGGCCTTCCGCAAAGGATCACCGGACCTCGTCTGTGTTCAGGCAGCGCTGAACTATTACAACGCGACCGAGAATCTGCTCACCCGCATGTTCACGCTCGAGTACTCGTATTGGTTCGACTACGTTCTGACTGGTCTGGATCGCTTGCGCTTGCCGATTCCGCTCGGTGGGACGAGCAACCATTTTCGGGTGGGTCGCCTCCGGGAACTCGGTGGGTGGGATCCGTTCAATGTGACCGAGGATGCTGATCTGGGTATCCGGGCAGCGGCCCGCGGTTACCGAGTTGGGGTGATCAACTCTACAACCTGGGAGGAAGCGAATAACCACGTCGGCAATTGGATCCGCCAGCGCTCGCGCTGGATCAAGGGCTACCTGCAGACGGTTCTCGTGCACACCCGCCATCCGCTGCGCCTCGTCCGCACAGCTGGCATCCGCAATACGTTCGGCTTCGTGTTGCTGATCGGTGGCGCGCCCTTTGCCTTTCTCTCGCTCATTCCGCTCTGGTCGTTGACGCTCACGTGGATCGTGACGCGTACCCACGCATTCGATATCTTGTTCCCACCGGTCGTGCTGTATATCAGCCTGTTCAATCTCCTGATCGGGAACGGTGTGATGATCTATCTCGGCATGCTCGCCGGGTTCAAGCGACGTCGCTACCAGCTCATCCCCTTCGCGCTGCTCAACCCCTTCTATTGGATCCTGCACTCGATCGCATCCTACAAGGCGGTCTGGCAATTGATCACGAAGCCCTTCTACTGGGAGAAGACGCGTCATGGCCTCAGCCGTTATCTCGAAACCGGTTCCGCAGCCAGCGTCGCCGCCGAGTGA
- a CDS encoding penicillin acylase family protein has translation MMTAVSGVASGHILARLLLRPILSLLSPITRGQLELPGLERRVSIVRDRWGIPHVRAATSHDAWFALGFCQVQDRTFQLEFLRRLVRGELAALVGPAGLPFDRLARRVGFRRASLRQLPTIAGDVRDQVEAFLAGMRAGLEYGLRVRPIEFLFLRADPRPWDAADVLALVKFLSFVLASNWTSELVRLRVLLEDGAESLRALDPAGADVIDLPAFPTELRSEWVEHVSAELNRLRSFGSTAASNNWVVAGSRTQSGRPLLANDPHWSPLLPSFWYLAHLSTPEWSIAGATLIGTPAFLAGHNGYAAWGVTAGLSDNTDLAIEMVGPDGRSVREKDDFVPCRVHQESIAVRGHGTVNDLVLETRRGPIVSPVLRGVPWAVSLRAVWLDPLPVRGLLSMHRARSFDDCRAFFADWPHLPLNVVYADCSNQIGWLLAGTVPQRRCSTGLFPLLGWENPDPWIGYVSPDRMPCRVDPPEGFLATANNRPTLPDNAPWLGVDYLDSYRIARVTEVLGSRTDWRIEDMLVLQLDTASLSWRELRDIVLAVEPTTSRLQRALQLLREWNGTVDAADPAATVFEIFVHRLAQELARAYAPRSWRWVIGAGFHDLVDGTSWGVRRIAHLVRALHDSSPPPRCGSWPAMITEVLEQVIEELERVAGDEVADWAWGKVRPLHLRHPLGAVGGLRWLFDRGPFPIGGDENTVNPGGVSAHDPLGPVQFIASLRFVVEVGSWDRARVSLPGGQSGHPFSFHYDDLLAYWLRGETIPFVWSEDAIARVARDHLVLVPAR, from the coding sequence ATGATGACGGCTGTGAGCGGTGTCGCTTCTGGTCACATCCTCGCCAGACTCCTTCTCCGACCGATCCTGAGTCTTCTTTCGCCCATCACGCGTGGGCAATTGGAGCTTCCGGGACTCGAACGTCGAGTCAGCATCGTACGAGATCGCTGGGGTATCCCGCACGTGCGAGCCGCCACGAGTCACGATGCGTGGTTCGCACTCGGATTCTGTCAAGTCCAAGACAGGACGTTCCAACTCGAGTTTCTCCGACGCCTCGTGCGTGGAGAATTGGCCGCTTTGGTGGGACCCGCTGGCCTGCCCTTCGATCGTCTCGCTCGTCGCGTCGGCTTTCGCCGTGCGTCACTGCGCCAGCTTCCCACTATTGCCGGTGACGTTCGCGATCAGGTCGAGGCCTTCCTCGCTGGCATGCGTGCCGGGCTCGAATATGGTCTACGGGTGCGCCCGATCGAATTCCTCTTCCTCCGAGCGGACCCGCGCCCCTGGGACGCAGCCGATGTCCTTGCGCTCGTCAAGTTCCTCTCCTTCGTTCTCGCCTCGAACTGGACGTCCGAACTCGTCCGCCTGCGCGTGCTTCTCGAGGATGGCGCAGAATCCCTCCGAGCACTCGATCCCGCAGGTGCCGACGTCATTGACCTACCAGCATTTCCTACAGAACTTCGCAGCGAGTGGGTCGAGCACGTTTCGGCTGAACTCAATCGATTACGAAGCTTCGGCAGCACGGCTGCTTCCAACAATTGGGTGGTCGCTGGATCGCGCACGCAGAGCGGGCGTCCACTGCTCGCCAACGATCCGCACTGGTCACCCCTCCTGCCCTCGTTTTGGTACTTGGCGCACCTTTCCACCCCGGAATGGTCGATTGCTGGCGCGACGCTCATCGGGACGCCTGCTTTCCTCGCTGGTCATAATGGCTACGCCGCATGGGGCGTGACAGCCGGATTGAGCGACAACACCGATCTCGCCATCGAAATGGTCGGGCCCGACGGACGCTCCGTCCGCGAGAAAGACGACTTCGTTCCCTGCCGCGTTCACCAAGAGTCGATCGCGGTTCGCGGGCATGGCACGGTTAACGACCTCGTGCTGGAGACCCGCCGCGGCCCGATCGTCAGCCCTGTCCTGCGCGGAGTGCCCTGGGCGGTATCCCTGCGTGCCGTCTGGCTCGATCCGCTGCCGGTTCGCGGTCTGCTCTCCATGCACCGAGCTCGCTCGTTCGATGACTGTCGCGCTTTTTTCGCTGACTGGCCACACCTCCCCCTGAATGTCGTCTACGCTGACTGTTCGAACCAGATCGGCTGGCTTCTCGCAGGCACCGTTCCGCAGCGTCGTTGCTCAACTGGACTGTTCCCTCTCTTGGGCTGGGAGAATCCCGACCCATGGATCGGCTACGTGTCCCCCGATCGGATGCCCTGCCGCGTCGATCCGCCGGAGGGATTCTTGGCTACCGCCAACAACCGACCGACGCTTCCTGACAACGCGCCGTGGCTCGGCGTTGACTATCTCGATTCCTACCGGATCGCACGGGTCACTGAGGTGCTCGGTAGCCGCACCGACTGGAGGATCGAAGACATGCTGGTCCTCCAACTCGATACAGCTTCGCTTTCCTGGCGCGAGCTGCGGGATATCGTGCTCGCCGTCGAGCCGACGACCTCACGCCTCCAGCGAGCGCTTCAGCTCCTGCGGGAGTGGAACGGGACCGTCGATGCCGCCGATCCTGCCGCGACCGTGTTCGAAATCTTCGTCCATCGTCTGGCACAGGAGTTGGCCAGAGCATATGCCCCGCGGAGCTGGCGCTGGGTCATCGGCGCTGGATTCCATGATCTCGTCGATGGAACAAGCTGGGGTGTTCGACGCATCGCCCATCTGGTTCGAGCCTTGCACGACAGTTCACCCCCACCCCGGTGCGGATCATGGCCAGCGATGATCACTGAGGTCCTCGAGCAGGTGATCGAGGAATTGGAGCGTGTCGCTGGTGACGAGGTCGCCGACTGGGCTTGGGGGAAAGTGCGCCCCCTCCATCTCCGGCACCCGCTGGGAGCAGTCGGAGGACTCCGCTGGCTCTTCGATCGTGGCCCTTTCCCGATCGGCGGTGACGAGAACACCGTGAATCCGGGAGGAGTTTCCGCTCACGATCCCCTCGGTCCGGTCCAATTCATCGCCTCACTCCGGTTCGTCGTCGAAGTCGGTTCCTGGGATCGCGCACGCGTCTCTCTGCCTGGCGGACAATCAGGCCATCCGTTCTCGTTCCACTACGACGATCTGCTCGCCTACTGGCTCCGCGGCGAGACGATACCCTTCGTCTGGAGCGAGGACGCCATTGCACGTGTCGCGCGCGACCACCTGGTGCTCGTACCGGCTCGCTGA
- a CDS encoding acetate--CoA ligase: MEVVNPIVARWRKEGLEDPVSFWARAAEQAFWFRTWDDPFVWEPPTFRWFVGGLTNLSYAALDRHVSAGQGGRAALIAETEWGERRTFTYAQLWRFVRRLAASLRGLGIRRGDRIGIYMPTCPEAIALMLAATRIGAIHIVVFAGFGAGALADRLSMAGARAVFTADVTWRRGREVRLKEIVDQALASGIPSVEHVVVLRRGPNEPPMTPGRDLWWDDFVALGNGQDDRYEVMESNEPAFILATSGTTAKPKLAIHTHGPYQVGITSTGRWCHGLRAGDVWWATSDIGWIVGHSYIVYAPLLLGATTIAFEGALDHPSPETPYRIIEENGVTGIFTSPTAVRLLMKYGTEPARRYDLSSVERIVCAGEVLNPPAWEWLQKDVFQNRIPVIDHWWQTETGGPVVGNPYGIALLPIKPGSASLPLPGMDVAVVRPEDGTPCQPGERGVVVIRRPFPGLTPGLWGEPERYARDYWQRIPGLYFTGDAASVDEDGYLWFAGRADEIIKIADHRIGTIEVESAFLRHPAVAEAGVTGRPDPLRGEVISAFITLKQGYQPTPELERELIETVRRELGPVAVIGELNFVRALPKTRSGKIMRRVLKAVILDRDPGDISTIEEEGSVEEARAAWLQLKEMLRVGVYLEQPQPTGVDASGGN; encoded by the coding sequence ATGGAGGTCGTGAATCCGATCGTGGCGCGGTGGCGCAAAGAGGGTTTGGAAGACCCCGTCAGCTTCTGGGCGCGCGCTGCCGAGCAAGCCTTCTGGTTCCGCACGTGGGACGATCCGTTCGTCTGGGAACCACCGACCTTCCGGTGGTTCGTCGGTGGTCTCACCAATTTGAGCTATGCCGCCTTGGATCGACACGTGTCGGCTGGTCAGGGCGGACGGGCAGCCCTCATCGCCGAGACCGAGTGGGGCGAACGGCGCACCTTCACCTATGCCCAGTTGTGGCGATTCGTCCGCCGCTTGGCTGCATCACTCCGTGGCCTCGGTATTCGTCGCGGCGACCGGATCGGTATTTACATGCCCACTTGTCCGGAAGCGATCGCGCTCATGCTGGCCGCCACCCGGATCGGGGCTATCCATATCGTCGTCTTCGCTGGTTTCGGAGCTGGAGCGTTAGCTGATCGTCTCTCTATGGCCGGTGCTCGGGCTGTGTTCACCGCTGACGTCACCTGGCGGCGCGGGCGCGAAGTGCGGCTCAAGGAGATCGTGGATCAGGCGTTGGCGAGCGGGATCCCAAGTGTCGAGCACGTCGTTGTCCTCCGACGGGGGCCCAACGAGCCACCGATGACGCCTGGGCGCGATCTCTGGTGGGACGATTTTGTGGCGCTCGGGAACGGGCAAGACGATCGTTACGAGGTGATGGAGTCCAATGAGCCAGCGTTCATACTGGCGACTTCTGGGACGACCGCGAAGCCCAAACTGGCCATCCACACCCATGGACCATATCAAGTCGGTATCACCAGCACCGGGCGCTGGTGCCATGGTCTGCGCGCCGGTGACGTTTGGTGGGCGACCTCCGATATCGGCTGGATCGTCGGTCACAGCTACATCGTCTACGCGCCGCTCTTGCTCGGCGCGACGACGATCGCCTTCGAGGGAGCTCTCGATCATCCCTCTCCGGAAACCCCCTATCGGATCATCGAAGAGAACGGAGTGACCGGCATCTTCACCTCGCCGACAGCGGTTCGGCTGCTCATGAAGTACGGAACCGAGCCAGCCCGTCGCTACGACCTCAGCTCGGTCGAACGCATCGTCTGCGCTGGAGAAGTGCTCAATCCTCCGGCCTGGGAATGGCTCCAGAAAGATGTGTTCCAAAATCGTATTCCGGTGATCGACCACTGGTGGCAGACAGAAACGGGTGGACCAGTGGTCGGGAACCCCTACGGCATCGCTCTGCTTCCCATCAAACCAGGATCGGCCAGCCTGCCACTTCCCGGTATGGATGTCGCGGTGGTTCGCCCCGAAGATGGGACGCCTTGCCAACCGGGGGAGCGAGGCGTCGTCGTCATCCGCCGGCCCTTCCCTGGTCTGACGCCCGGTCTGTGGGGCGAGCCGGAACGCTATGCCCGTGACTACTGGCAGCGCATCCCAGGCCTCTACTTCACGGGCGACGCCGCATCGGTCGATGAGGACGGGTATCTCTGGTTCGCCGGGCGAGCCGACGAGATCATCAAGATCGCCGATCACCGTATCGGCACTATCGAGGTGGAGAGTGCCTTCTTGCGTCACCCGGCCGTCGCTGAGGCCGGGGTGACGGGTCGCCCCGATCCGTTGCGCGGCGAGGTGATCAGCGCCTTCATCACCCTCAAGCAGGGGTATCAGCCGACTCCTGAACTCGAGCGCGAACTCATCGAAACGGTCCGTCGCGAACTCGGACCAGTCGCGGTGATCGGCGAACTCAATTTTGTCCGTGCACTTCCGAAGACGCGGAGCGGTAAGATCATGCGGCGGGTCCTCAAGGCAGTGATCTTGGACCGCGATCCGGGCGATATCTCGACGATCGAAGAAGAGGGCAGTGTCGAAGAAGCCCGCGCCGCTTGGCTCCAGCTCAAGGAAATGCTCCGCGTCGGCGTCTATCTCGAACAGCCCCAACCGACCGGCGTCGATGCGTCCGGTGGCAACTAG
- the hemA gene encoding glutamyl-tRNA reductase, whose amino-acid sequence MTLSVVAVTHRTAPVTIRERLSLPVEQQCQWLQRWGNQVPEIVLLVTCHRTEVYWLDGEETAHRGVEWLAELGGLTVEELERWVLQRSGAEAVRHAFCVAAGLDSRVVGEPQILGQVRRARDLARAAGTLGPILDRLFSCSLATGRMVRVRAGWSTGKRSLARVAVREAARLCSDLQSARVLVLGAGETGRDVIAALCRCQPAVVWWTNRSPGRLAQIPSEEPVRIVDWSEWPRLVTEADVVFVATNAPEPIVRLEHVTRHARLPRLLVDLAVPRNVDPAISDVPGIRVVTIDDLPADPVPVAAWDGVAVEPYVERAVQRYLRWLEARSIAAEIRAAHETLQSMLERELEKVLRLALRDPARTGEVKRVAAASMARKTLFPLFRALESEPQRVALALRLLAYDR is encoded by the coding sequence ATGACGCTTTCCGTGGTCGCTGTAACGCATCGAACAGCGCCGGTCACGATCCGCGAGCGATTGAGTTTGCCGGTAGAGCAGCAGTGCCAATGGCTCCAGCGCTGGGGAAACCAGGTGCCTGAAATCGTGCTCCTGGTCACGTGTCACCGTACCGAGGTTTATTGGCTCGACGGCGAGGAAACTGCCCATCGAGGAGTGGAATGGTTGGCTGAACTGGGTGGACTGACGGTCGAGGAACTCGAGCGTTGGGTCTTGCAGCGTAGCGGCGCAGAGGCGGTTCGTCATGCGTTTTGTGTCGCTGCTGGGCTCGACTCGCGGGTCGTCGGTGAGCCGCAGATCCTCGGACAGGTACGTCGTGCGCGGGATCTCGCTCGGGCAGCGGGAACGCTCGGCCCAATCCTCGACCGGCTGTTCTCTTGCAGTCTGGCAACGGGGCGAATGGTCCGGGTTCGTGCCGGCTGGTCGACCGGCAAGCGGTCGCTCGCGCGCGTGGCGGTGCGCGAGGCAGCGCGGCTCTGCAGTGATCTCCAGTCGGCACGGGTTCTCGTGCTGGGAGCAGGCGAAACTGGTCGAGACGTCATCGCTGCATTGTGCCGTTGCCAGCCGGCAGTGGTGTGGTGGACCAATCGGTCACCGGGGCGACTCGCCCAGATCCCATCTGAGGAACCTGTGCGGATTGTCGACTGGAGCGAGTGGCCTCGACTCGTCACCGAAGCGGATGTCGTTTTTGTCGCGACGAATGCGCCGGAACCGATCGTTCGACTGGAGCACGTCACTCGCCATGCTCGCCTCCCACGCCTACTGGTCGATCTCGCCGTGCCACGCAATGTCGATCCAGCCATCAGCGACGTGCCTGGGATTCGGGTGGTGACGATCGACGATCTTCCAGCTGATCCCGTTCCTGTCGCGGCATGGGATGGCGTAGCGGTCGAGCCGTACGTCGAACGCGCTGTACAGCGCTATCTTCGTTGGTTGGAGGCCCGCTCGATAGCCGCGGAGATCCGTGCCGCGCATGAAACGCTCCAGTCGATGTTGGAGCGCGAACTCGAGAAGGTGTTGCGGTTGGCTCTTCGCGATCCTGCACGGACTGGCGAGGTGAAACGTGTGGCGGCGGCGAGCATGGCTCGCAAGACATTATTTCCTCTTTTCCGAGCGCTCGAGTCGGAACCTCAGCGAGTCGCGCTGGCCTTGCGTCTGCTCGCCTATGACCGCTGA
- the hemB gene encoding porphobilinogen synthase, translating to MSIERGRFRRLRRLRQTEGLRRLVRETRLNVEDFIYPLFVVHGRGVRREVGSMPGVYQLSVDQLGAEVEELLELGIGAVLVFGIPAQKDELASEAYDPDGIVQRTVRELKKRAPDLVVITDVCNCEYTSHGHCGIVRDGRIVNDPTLELLARTAVSHAEAGADMVAPSDMMDGRVLAIREALDRAGFIEVPILSYAAKYASAFYGPFREAAESAPAFGDRRSHQMDPGNRREALREIETDIEEGADAIIVKPALAYLDVIAAARERFEVPIAAYNVSGEYAMVKAAARNGWIDEQRVVLELLTGIRRAGAQMIITYHAKDVARWLRSGRIGTALEQALLG from the coding sequence GTGAGCATCGAGCGAGGGCGGTTTCGCCGGTTGCGTCGGCTGCGACAGACGGAGGGACTCCGTCGTCTGGTCCGCGAGACGCGTTTGAACGTGGAGGACTTCATTTATCCCTTGTTCGTCGTTCATGGTCGAGGCGTCCGGCGTGAAGTGGGGTCGATGCCGGGCGTTTACCAGTTGAGTGTCGATCAGCTGGGGGCAGAAGTCGAAGAGTTACTGGAACTCGGTATCGGTGCGGTTCTCGTCTTCGGTATTCCTGCTCAGAAGGATGAACTGGCTAGTGAAGCCTACGATCCGGATGGCATCGTGCAGCGCACAGTCAGGGAACTGAAAAAGCGCGCGCCCGATCTCGTGGTGATCACCGATGTCTGTAATTGCGAATACACCTCACACGGGCACTGTGGGATCGTGCGTGATGGACGGATCGTGAACGATCCCACACTGGAACTTTTGGCACGGACCGCGGTCTCGCATGCCGAGGCGGGAGCCGACATGGTGGCTCCGTCCGATATGATGGACGGACGAGTCCTCGCTATCCGTGAAGCCCTCGATCGGGCCGGCTTCATCGAAGTTCCGATTCTCTCCTATGCGGCCAAGTACGCATCGGCCTTTTATGGACCGTTTCGTGAGGCGGCGGAGTCGGCCCCGGCGTTCGGCGATCGCCGTTCCCACCAGATGGACCCCGGCAACCGGCGGGAGGCCCTGCGCGAAATCGAGACCGACATCGAAGAGGGGGCGGACGCGATCATCGTCAAACCAGCTCTTGCCTACCTGGATGTGATCGCCGCGGCGCGTGAACGGTTCGAGGTACCGATCGCAGCCTACAACGTGAGCGGTGAGTATGCGATGGTCAAGGCGGCTGCCCGCAACGGTTGGATCGACGAGCAGCGAGTGGTTCTCGAACTGTTGACGGGGATCCGTCGAGCCGGTGCGCAGATGATCATTACCTATCACGCGAAGGATGTGGCGCGCTGGCTGCGGAGCGGACGGATCGGAACTGCACTCGAGCAGGCTCTCCTCGGCTGA